One Magnolia sinica isolate HGM2019 chromosome 2, MsV1, whole genome shotgun sequence genomic window, aatattaaacttactatttatagatggttttGATTCCTACTAGCgtgcatggtttttggccaaaaatagtaagtgtcttatttggccaaACCATGATGTTCCCTGAACTATTCTAAACACtcttcatgttgggcgcaactcctaaagtccaacagatgaagggttatactcaaactaaaacttactataaatagtaaaaatgaaattaaaacaagaattCGACcctcgatctgatggtatttcgcaaattcggcatgtgcAGCCCAGCGTAGCatggttgggtggctaaagtagttcatcctaccccaaaatcatacatggcacatcggataactcattccggtttgtgagatacgtccATTTTAGGTTCTGACCGTCCGGATCACCTCCGTccccgatcgggccttttctggtccatcttggccatgaaattatctgcgacccgctctacatcaagagCCCAAGGCTTCACATGTAAAGTTGAAGGTATTTCTGACCTTTTACAATGTTGAGGACCTTGAGGAGGGTGCTGGTGGGCTCTGGTGCAATCAAGGGGCCCACCACATAAGATGGATTCACCGCCATAAGATCGATCCCACTCTCCTTCGCTAATCGCCAAGCCTCTCTTTCTCCTACTGTTTTCGCATACGCATACCACAACTGCATGTAATCCCAAACATGAATCAGCTTCCTATGCAATTGGGAGCATGAAAAACGACCTTCATGTCCTAACATTTTCTCAAAAGACTCTGCATCTTACCTTGTAACGCTTGCAGTACTCAATATCACTCCAATGTGACTCATTGAGAGGGGAGATTTGTGTTGCATCTTCACGGTACCTGATCGTAGAACATGAAGATGTAAGCACAACACGCTTCACGGATTTCGCTTTCGCGCAGGATCTCATCACATTCGTCGTGCCTTTTATACATGGTTTGATCAAAGTCGCCTGCAAGAGAACATGTTCTAgtaaatttccaccattgattttgatgtatGGATTGTTTTTATGTGCATGGGTTGTGCTTATGGGGCAACTCAGAACTAGCCTGACTTGACTGAGTGAACTCCAACTCAGTCGAGTCTCGACTCAACTCAGAACTGGCTTGACTCGACTGAGTGAATTCCAACTCAGCTGAGTCTTGACTCAACTCAGGCCAGGCAAGTGCCCACCAATGCATTGGTGCACCATTAGGTTCATGACTCCCACCATGGTGtgtcttttcttttgtttgttttgcTTGCCTGAACGTTGTCGCCATGACCCATATTAGCAGGAGATGCTGTGTGGAACacaccatccacaccgtccaccgcgTCATCAAAGCTCCCATCCACCATTAGATCAGCTTTCAAAACTTTTAGCCTATCCTGGGCCCCACTCATGTTCCAAAGGAAACTAACCTTCCGTTCATCatctgtaaaaattaaaaaaaattaaaaaaaattttaaaaaaaaaagagtcaagaGAGAGATTAGTGGCCTCAAGTCATTAATTACTCAATCTAAAAAAATCATTAATCACCATTTGAGGGCCTTAAAAAGAGTTAGGCCActgatcatgtggggcctacagtgaACATGCCCTGTCCTTAAATCAAGGTAGCCCAccaatcaggtaggccacaatcggtcatctttttctttaaccgtccatttttatcacactaaagaaaggaaggatttgaTTTTCGGACCAGGCATGTTAATGGCCGGCTATGCCTGATGAgtgatgaatggccaggatccCAAGGCGATCTGTCATGCTGGCATATGCCCAGCGGGTCGTTTCTTCGATCTTTCCTTACAAGAATAACATTAGCATTTCTCCCAACTAtgaatcaacactgtccatctggtTGGCCCCACCATCGTCGTCTACAACAGGAAAGAAACCAAACCAATCATGGAATTCAAGCACTCCATTCTTTCGAACTGCCAGCACAGTCAACGGTCCAtcttcaaaaggaaaaagtcaaCCAACCAGCACAATTTTCGTACCATGGACACCTTACATTACGACCAACcagatagacggtctggattcacCTACGGTGTACCATGTCTACAATTTCAAGTCGCAACGAACTAGGACCAGTACATCGTATCAACCTCAAGACCAGATAAACGTAAAACACGCACCTGGGTCGCGTACCGTGGTCCGAACATGGTAGCCCTTTTCAAGCAAGGCCTTCACTAGGTAGGCTCCTATGAATCCGGTCCCACCTGTTACACAGAACTCTGGCATCTCGGTGCGTCTGCGTTGTATGCAAATCACAACACCTGATCTTTTCTCTTGTTTTCCCCTTTATCTCGCCTGTATAAAGGCAAGGAGGTTATAACCAAAACTCTAAAGCCCTAGACTACAGTGTGCGTTTAGCTCCATTCTATCAACTGCTAGGAAATTCTCACAATGGTTTTCTTATTAAGATTTTTAAAACCGTTTTGAATACTGAATTATTATAAACATTAATTCTTAAAATCTGTTCTTgaccatttaaatcaaatatttaatatCTATGAGTGTTTCCCAAACAcgaaaagccttttttttttgggtattgaAGATCCGACCGGTAGATTGATGGACCAGCTACTATAAAAAGGGGGTTTTGGGAATCAATTgagaaacaagaagaaaagaaaagaaaaactctgAGAAATCAATGGTCTAGAAGATCATACCATCTAAAGCGATTCCTAGTTTCACCACAATACTCTGTTCGTGATTTCAGTAAAGATAGACCATCTGATCTCCGCTTTATCAGAGGGTTTTAACAATTGCCGTTTTCCGTCATCAAGGTCAGAAGTTGAAGCGTTGAATTGTGGTTGTTGAATCACCTTTGCTGCCGTTGCTACTGCTCTGCGaagagaacttttcttttttgttttcttgctTTACAAAAGAGCTGTGCTAactgctttgatttttttttttttttgcaattgttTTTTTATTCTCGGAAGGCGTGTAGGTTAAGACATCTAATGCCCCTTTACCATAGGcccaccttcatgaatgtattttgtatcagtgtccatccgtttttccaaatatCAGGGGGACaatacaataggaaacagtggtgattaaatgccccacggttaaaaacttcttacgttGCAGcttaatattttcatttatttgccattcaatctgTGGATAAAGCCACCTGAGCGTGGataaaggtaaaaaataaatactagcttgatccaaagcttttgtagtcCATTAATGGTCCATCATCACTTTTTTCtaaggtatggtccacttgatcatttggtctttttttttttgatttttccatAGTGCAttgaaatgatctaaaaaaaatagatgaacaatgtatccatcaatgtgggctcTGCAGTAAGGGTGGCGCCACCTTcgtgaggccagggtctcacctaatccactcccccacacccacatccatagctcaagtggtagacttagCGAAAGATTCCTAGTTTCAACACTGAAGTCTTGGCTCAATTCCCTAGCTGGGGTGGCTATCAGTGAAGTGTGATATGACAGTGGGTGTACcaacaaagtaataaaaaaatatgTGAATCTTTCGCTGCTCTtgcctattttttttttccacaaataACTAGCCGTCCAcctttttcgaattttttttccaaaagcaaCTTCATTAGTGAATGTTATTGTCGTTACACTATCCACCTATTTCAAAGAGTTTTCTCAAAAGCTACctcgttgatttttttttttttaacactcaCACCCACTCCCACATGCTCTCAAATACTCTGATGCACTCGTACCATAGGAAGTGCTTAACCTCATGACCTTTATGTTGAAACTCTATAAATTCTACCACAAAGGCATGACAACAGGTGCTACCGGTTGGATTTTATATGATATAGCCCATCCAAGCAGCCGGCCTATTTGCTCATGGCCCAGCCGGTACTTAAAAAATATGCAACagaaggtagtggaatgataataattttcactacgTTCTGTTGCATATTTTTAAGTACCTGATGGGATGGGAGCAAATGGGTCAATTGCTTGGCTAGCATCTGCCATGTAAAATCCATCCTAACTACCATTGTGTGTCACCTTGTGTCATGTTAAGGGATAAAAAACTATCTTCATTTATGATTTTAGTGGTTCATATGATTGGAAATAATGTACAAGCAACCATCGCTCACCCAACTATTGCCTTTGGTATGACCTGCTTGATTCATGTATGGGCTTTATTTTTAGGCATTGGGCTTAAAATTTTGTGTAATATCTAATTGTTAAAATGGATTTCAGATAATCACCATTGTGggcttgtaaaaatcaaggatcATGGACATTTCTTAGAATTGTTACTTTAGTTTAGCCTTGAATTACAACTTAGTCTGAATTTTTTTTTGGCTTTAGGCCTAAAATGTGATTAGGCATCTAATGGTCATAATGGATATCACATATGTATtatagtgagccccaccaaaaatTAAGTCCCGGCGCCACTCAAATGTGCAGGGCAAGTATTTACTAAAATAGGGAATTTCATGCATACagctgtagacaccccacctaaaacaAGGACATGTCACTCTGAGCTTCAACTTGACTTCAATGAATTGTTTCCTACTGATTTGGAAATCATTGAAAATTTAAACGGATCAAACTAGGAGCATACTCAGCACACGTGCCGGGGACAATTAACGGACCCGATCAATTAATACTAAATCCAACAGCGATTTATGGTCGAAACCCCTGAAACTCTCCGTATGACACAACCAACTTGcaaa contains:
- the LOC131237672 gene encoding tetraketide alpha-pyrone reductase 2 isoform X4, encoding MSGAQDRLKVLKADLMVDGSFDDAVDGVDGVFHTASPANMGHGDNVQATLIKPCIKGTTNVMRSCAKAKSVKRVVLTSSCSTIRYREDATQISPLNESHWSDIEYCKRYKLWYAYAKTVGEREAWRLAKESGIDLMAVNPSYVVGPLIAPEPTSTLLKVLNIVKGESSVYPNITIGFVHIDDVIAAHILAMEETRATGRLICSSSVTHWSEIIKMLKAKYPSYPIPNKCGEQEGDNNPHSMDTGKIEQLGFPTFKTLPQMFDDCIKTFQEKGFL
- the LOC131237672 gene encoding tetraketide alpha-pyrone reductase 2 isoform X1, with product MPEFCVTGGTGFIGAYLVKALLEKGYHVRTTVRDPDDERKVSFLWNMSGAQDRLKVLKADLMVDGSFDDAVDGVDGVFHTASPANMGHGDNVQATLIKPCIKGTTNVMRSCAKAKSVKRVVLTSSCSTIRYREDATQISPLNESHWSDIEYCKRYKLWYAYAKTVGEREAWRLAKESGIDLMAVNPSYVVGPLIAPEPTSTLLKVLNIVKGESSVYPNITIGFVHIDDVIAAHILAMEETRATGRLICSSSVTHWSEIIKMLKAKYPSYPIPNKCGEQEGDNNPHSMDTGKIEQLGFPTFKTLPQMFDDCIKTFQEKGFL